The sequence TTTGGTTAAGCTGTGACAGCAGCATAGTGTCAGTATGACGACGCGACATGCGACTGCGGAAGTAAGAGTACAGCTGGAATACCAAGGTATGCTGTTTAAGCACCTCTGGTGGGAACAAGAAGAAATAGTCTCGCGTCATGAGCTCTTCATAAAACGAGGGCTCCCACACAAGAATATATAGGTTAGGCTTGATCCGGATTTCTCCATCCGCATTCTCTGTTGGGGCTTCTTCAGAAGCTGTAATGGTGCGGGCAAGAAAGCGGAAACGATCACTTTTGAAACCCTCAGGCATGTTCTCACTCAACCAGCGCCCAGTGAGTTCATGAAGTTGAAAATCCGTAAATTCAATACGATCAATACTGTCACGAATCGAGTCTCTTGCGGGCCCACTATCCTTTTTTCCGCGAAGTGACAAGATATCCGTGATGTAAAGTGGCGTTTTATTTGGCGCAGCAACACCATGAAGCTGGTAAGCCTCACGATGATGATCATGATACTGGACAGTAAGAGTAAATAACGCAAACAAAGTCATTAGATCGTCGACGGTCATGATGTTTTTAGACGATCGAGTCTCGATCACTGCACGTGTGCCTGAGATCGAGACCATGGACTTTTGATAGTTTTTACGAGTTCGTGGTGGGGCAAGAGCTTGATCAATGATCCCAGCCCAGTTCGTCGGAGACACCACAAATTGATCCGCCTCGTCCTTCATTGCTGGTGGGGTATTCAAGCCGTGCTCGGTTAAAAGACGTCGGTTAACTTGAGTTTGTGCTAGCGCTTTGGAGCGTTTCTGCTTTTCATTTTGCTTAGCACTTTCAGTGATTAGGCTTGTGCTTCCCAAAGCGGAGATCAGCAGGTTGGGATTAACAAATCGATGTAGCATGGTTTTCCCAGCCAAGCCTTCTTCAAACTTAACACGATGCTGGGTGAACAAACCAATACCAACGGCGGCACGTAACCTTTGTTGAATTGCTGCGCGAGTTAAAGCACCCTCTGTGGCATCAATCAATTCTGTTGTTGATACATAGCCATCTTTACTTCGCAGTCCTTGAAGTGCGATTAGATTAAGTAGTTCGACAATACTTTTCGTTACCCCTTTGAAATGAGGGTATTGTTCAATCCATTCGATAGAAGATTCTGATACTTGAAAGAGGTGGCCACCTTTGTGTGTACGTGGAAGTTTGATCAATATTTTATCGTCAGTGCTCATAGTATCAGACTATCTTTATCCGTAAGTTTGCCATAGTTCCGAAAGGATAAAGAAAAAGAGATCATAAATAAAGAAAAATCTTGTTGTTTTATAAAACTGATCTTTTTGTTTTTAATGATATATATTGATTAATATGATCTTATGATCTGGCATTTTTTCTTGCTGTAAGCAATTGAAAATAAAAGTAAAAAACCTTGGATACTTCGGAAGTATGATCAAGTAGATATCGAAAGCGTGATCATCTGAGTCTCGTAACAATGATCACGATGTTTTGTAAGCATGATCATGTTAATCCTCGAAAGATGATCAACGTCCGTTTGAAAGCATGATCATCACGGTTTAACAGGTTATCCACAGAAGAGAAGGGTACTCTCGTGGCAAGCCCATTTAATTTTGATGGATTATGTGCCATTTGACCATTTTCAGCCTTTTATTAGATGCATTTTACAGCGGAACGATGATCAAGTCGCATGATTTGATCTCAATATTGCGCTGTGTAGGCAGAGATTGGAGCTAACAGGCGTCGGCTCGTCACCAATGTGTTGGTGTTGAAAATGACGAAAGCATGATCAAGTAATGGTGCGTTTCATAGGATTATCAATGGTTGTCGTTCAATTTCACCGTTTTATTCATCTACAAGCAAGAAACCCTAGTGTTCATCAGCATTCATCCGTAATCTAGCCAAAAGTTTACATGCTTCCGATGACGTTATGTACTTGATCATCGATCCGAAAAAGATCATCTGTAATGGATCTCAAATGGATGGTATGTAGCATCAAATCAAGCAAGTTTTAATCGAAAGTTTTTCTTGATCATTGTTCCTAATCTCGGAGTTTTATGTGAAAGCATGATCAAGGAAATACCTTGATCATGTTTCCTAACTGTTATACAGCAACGAATTGGAAGCTCCCTTTCCCACTTATGCATAAAATTTATACAACACGTTTGGTAGCGAAACAGTTTTTTGTCGTTCTGCCTATGACCATAATTGACTTGAGTTATAACATGAGAGGTGAGCTATATCCTGATGTTTTCGTTGAAATGACATTGGCCGTAATATCTCATCAGGTTTGAATCGTTCCGATGAAAATATGGATTAAATGCCTTTACATTGTAAATAAGTGATACTGTAACGTTTTAAAAGTTTACTACTTTATCAGGTGTTATGAGCACAAATAAAAGTCATTTTTGACGGATATTTGACACTTGATCATAATTAAACGTAGTCGACATTAAATTAATGTGATTTCTACCACAATGATTTCGTACACCTTTTAATTGAAAATAATCTAATTCGCTGTACAATAGGAAGAGTATATTGTTACGGAAGCTTGGCGATGAAAAGAGAACAAACAATTGAGAACTTGTACGAACTAGCGGAACAGACGCAACAAGTTCAAGCGGATCGCATTGAAATTATCTTAGAAGAGCGTAATGACGATCATTTTCCTCCAATGTCAAAGGCATTAATGGAAACACGCTCTGGTCTTACTCGACGTAAATTAGATGAGGCGATCACAAAACTGGAAGCGGAAGGGCACCAGTTTACCAAAAACAATGCCAACCATTATTCTATCTCTTTGCAAGAAGCGCATATGCTTATGGATGCGGCAGGTGTACCTAAGTTTCATGAGCGTAAAAAAAACCAAGACAACAAGCCTTGGATTATTAACGTCCAAAACCAAAAAGGTGGTACGGGTAAATCCATGACGGCCGTTCATTTGGCTGCTTGTATGGCGCTAAACCTCGATAAACGTTACCGTATCTGTCTTATCGATTTGGATCCGCAAGGCTCATTACGCCTGTTCTTGAATCCTGAAATCAGTGTGGCAGAACACGATAACATCTATTCTGCCGTTGATATCATGTTGGATAACGTACCGGAAGAAACAGAAGTTGACTTAGATTTCTTACGCAAATCAGTGTTATTACCGACACAGTATCCAAACCTAAAGACGGTTTCAGCTTTCCCTGAAGATGCGATGTTTAATGCTGAAGCGTGGCAAAGCTTGTCGCAAAACCAGTCGCTCGATATCGTAAAACTACTTAAAGAGAAGTTGATTGATAAGATAGCTGACGACTTTGATGTGATCATGATTGATACAGGCCCTCACGTAGACCCATTAGTTTGGAATGCGATGTACGCGTCAAACGCACTATTAATTCCATGCGCCGCGAAGCGCTTGGACTGGGCATCAACAGTTAATTTCTTCCAGCACTTACCCACCGTTTACGAAATGTTCCCAGAAGATTGGAATGGTCTTGAGTTCGTGCGCTTGATGCCAACCATGTTTGAAGATGACAACAAAAAACAGGTATCAGTGCTCACAGAGATGAACTATCTGCTGGGTGACCAGGTGATGATGGCAACTATTCCTCGCAGCCGTGCATTCGAAACATGTGCAGATACTTACAGTACGGTATTTGACCTTACT comes from Vibrio astriarenae and encodes:
- a CDS encoding replication initiator protein RctB domain-containing protein — translated: MSTDDKILIKLPRTHKGGHLFQVSESSIEWIEQYPHFKGVTKSIVELLNLIALQGLRSKDGYVSTTELIDATEGALTRAAIQQRLRAAVGIGLFTQHRVKFEEGLAGKTMLHRFVNPNLLISALGSTSLITESAKQNEKQKRSKALAQTQVNRRLLTEHGLNTPPAMKDEADQFVVSPTNWAGIIDQALAPPRTRKNYQKSMVSISGTRAVIETRSSKNIMTVDDLMTLFALFTLTVQYHDHHREAYQLHGVAAPNKTPLYITDILSLRGKKDSGPARDSIRDSIDRIEFTDFQLHELTGRWLSENMPEGFKSDRFRFLARTITASEEAPTENADGEIRIKPNLYILVWEPSFYEELMTRDYFFLFPPEVLKQHTLVFQLYSYFRSRMSRRHTDTMLLSQLNQKLARNIEWRRFSMDLIRELKKLSKGKGSDELFVVNLWGYHLTIETITEKDKVIDYQVDIKCDVEEVLRYCRARTTNAGKRNMAPTLPNPLRNEMVTKQQLDELSSVIDGEFEPIQRKPGANKGKLGRRVKQRKHLVEINADEITITLTKYTSSEALERSITALSAMTGHSPSSIKEECDALLEKLDWLKVKDEVVPYETLSQIVELYNKQSEVKHLTIERLIAGLAVRRKVCKQVFDGHLDENVFRALDEMSA
- a CDS encoding ParA family protein codes for the protein MKREQTIENLYELAEQTQQVQADRIEIILEERNDDHFPPMSKALMETRSGLTRRKLDEAITKLEAEGHQFTKNNANHYSISLQEAHMLMDAAGVPKFHERKKNQDNKPWIINVQNQKGGTGKSMTAVHLAACMALNLDKRYRICLIDLDPQGSLRLFLNPEISVAEHDNIYSAVDIMLDNVPEETEVDLDFLRKSVLLPTQYPNLKTVSAFPEDAMFNAEAWQSLSQNQSLDIVKLLKEKLIDKIADDFDVIMIDTGPHVDPLVWNAMYASNALLIPCAAKRLDWASTVNFFQHLPTVYEMFPEDWNGLEFVRLMPTMFEDDNKKQVSVLTEMNYLLGDQVMMATIPRSRAFETCADTYSTVFDLTTGDFEGGKKTLATAQDSVQKSALELERVLHGHWSSLNKG